One Ranitomeya variabilis isolate aRanVar5 chromosome 4, aRanVar5.hap1, whole genome shotgun sequence genomic window, CAAAACTGATAAGGGGCATACAGGagctccagtgaagggaaatcttaatcctTCAGCACGAGACATTTTGGACACTTGTAGCTTcatctttgtgggaacagtttgttgAAGGCCTTTTTGTGGTGCCCattactgtaccctgtgccctgGTCCTTACATACATGGTTGGAGGAatttggtggaagaacatgactGGTCACACAACCCagacttcaaccctatccaacatcATAGAGATTGTGACCCTTTCCTcaaggtttacccccacaaatgctcttctggttgCTCGGTTTTTTTTTATCTCACCCAGTCTATGCTTTCTCCTCCATTCAGCTCTGGTTCCTTCTGGTTTTGATGAATATGCACAATTTTCTGTAGTTTCCGCAACATTTTTATAATGTTTTTGATGTTAAATAACTTATTGTATTTGCTGTTTTTTGCAGCTTCTAAATAATATTAGGTTGTAACAGAATTCATAGGCTTTTTACACTCTGAAAAAACTCCAAAAATAAGTAGTATCCCTTTAAATGGGTAGATCGTTAACGACGAGTTAGCAGGAAGTTCACTCTTGTTTCCTGTTGTCTACAATGGCGTTTGTAGATCTGAGGGACGAGCTGAACTGCTCCATCTGCCTTTGCATTTATACAGATCCGGTCACCCTGAGCTgcggacacaacttctgccggggGTGCATTGATTGTGTGCTGCTGAGTGCACATGACCAGGATGGAGGATACAGCTGTCCTGACTGCAGGGCGAGGTTCATGGGACTACCTGCCTTGCAGAGGAACGTGGCTCTGTGTGCCATAGCAGAGAGATTCCGGTCTGCTCAGCCAGAACAGAGTGGTGAAGTCTTCTGTACATATTGCATTCATGCTTCCATACCGGCTGTCAAGTCCTGTCTTCATTGTGAAGCTTCTCTGTGCTCGGACCATCTCATAGTCCATAGCAGGTCCTCAGAACACGTCTTATCTGAACCCAGCACTGCACCGAAGACTAGAAAATGTGCCGTTCACaagaagatcctggaatattactgcTCCAAGGACTCTACACTTATCTGTGTGTCCTGCAGACTGGATGGAGAACATGGAGGACACAGTGTGGAATCACTGGATAAAGCCTCTGAGAAGAAGAGGAGACAACTCTTCCAACTTTTGCAAAACTTGGAATCAAAGCGATCAGTGATGGAGAAAAGGTTCCAAAGTCTGGAAAAACGCTTGAGCAGTGTCCACGAGAAAGAAGCGGACATGACAAAGGAAATAACTGTCATGTTCCAAGATATCAGGAGAAACCTTGAAGAACTAGAGAAGAAAGTCCTGATTGAGGTCTCCAGACAGGAAAAGCAAGCGGTGCTGTCAATCTCTGAACTGATCCAACAGATGGAAGTAAAGAAGGAGGAGATATCCAAGGAAATTCATCATATTGAGGCTTTATGTCATACGACCGATCCGATCACTGTGCTACAAGAACAGCTGCCATGTCAGAGAGACCTCGAGAATGGACCAACGATGGTAGTGAAGAGAGATAACCAAAGCCATGAGGTcgttggtctgtgtatggatccgaTCTCCAATGGAATACTTGCGCTGTCTGACATGGTAAGAAATCTGACGAAGGGCATTTACCTCCAAGATCCTACAGATATCACACTGGACGTAAGCACATCCGGTGACCACCTAACTATATCCGATAACCTCAAAGTGGCCACTTGCTCCGAAAGGAACAACCTCCCCAAAACTCCCGAGAGGTTTGAGTGCAATCAGATCTTGAGCAAAGAGGCTTTTTCGTCAGGGGTACATTACTGGGACGTGGAGGGTAGCGGATCGGGGATGTGGAGAGTCGGAGTGTGTTACCCCAGTATGGGCAGGGCAGGAAGTAAATCAATCATTGGCAGTAATGACCGGTCCTGGGCTTTGGAATATTTTATTAGCGAATATTCGGCAACACACAACGATAAAGAAGTCTGTGTATCTGAAGACCAATCGTGCTGTCGGCTCAGGGTGCATCTGGACTATGACGCCGGacagttgtcc contains:
- the LOC143766733 gene encoding E3 ubiquitin/ISG15 ligase TRIM25-like; the encoded protein is MAFVDLRDELNCSICLCIYTDPVTLSCGHNFCRGCIDCVLLSAHDQDGGYSCPDCRARFMGLPALQRNVALCAIAERFRSAQPEQSGEVFCTYCIHASIPAVKSCLHCEASLCSDHLIVHSRSSEHVLSEPSTAPKTRKCAVHKKILEYYCSKDSTLICVSCRLDGEHGGHSVESLDKASEKKRRQLFQLLQNLESKRSVMEKRFQSLEKRLSSVHEKEADMTKEITVMFQDIRRNLEELEKKVLIEVSRQEKQAVLSISELIQQMEVKKEEISKEIHHIEALCHTTDPITVLQEQLPCQRDLENGPTMVVKRDNQSHEVVGLCMDPISNGILALSDMVRNLTKGIYLQDPTDITLDVSTSGDHLTISDNLKVATCSERNNLPKTPERFECNQILSKEAFSSGVHYWDVEGSGSGMWRVGVCYPSMGRAGSKSIIGSNDRSWALEYFISEYSATHNDKEVCVSEDQSCCRLRVHLDYDAGQLSFYELGDPVKHLHTFSAIFTEPLHAAFWVGWDAVKTDSWVKIEDCELMDTSPSPICNPWVEARR